The following proteins come from a genomic window of Halorussus halophilus:
- the sucC gene encoding ADP-forming succinate--CoA ligase subunit beta: MRLHEYQAKNVFADAGIPTPEATLASSVDEVVEAAEDIGYPVAVKAQVHVGGRGKAGGIKLAENKAEAEEYAEDILGMDLKGYHVERVLVEEAVNFKNELYVGVTMDRGEGKPVAMVSSKGGVDIESVAEETPEAIAREHVDPAFGMHPYQARKAVYEAGVPREVALDVASILQTLYQLWDDRDASEIEVNPLMITEDDEVIAADAVMNIDDDALFRQSDLAEMEEETYEDELEKKAGEYGFDYVRLDGNVGIIGNGAGLVMTTLDLVDYYGGTPANFLDIGGGAKAERVANALDMVFSDENVDSVVFNIFGGITRGDEVAKGINDALGQFDEIPKPVVVRLAGTRAEEGREILNDELVQVEETLEDAVQGAVKNAEGGQ; encoded by the coding sequence ATGAGACTGCACGAGTATCAGGCGAAGAACGTCTTCGCCGATGCAGGGATTCCGACGCCAGAGGCGACGCTGGCGTCGTCCGTAGACGAGGTCGTGGAGGCCGCCGAGGACATCGGCTACCCGGTAGCCGTCAAGGCACAGGTCCACGTCGGTGGCCGTGGCAAAGCCGGTGGCATCAAACTCGCAGAGAACAAGGCGGAAGCCGAGGAGTACGCCGAAGACATCCTCGGGATGGACCTCAAGGGCTACCACGTCGAGCGCGTGCTGGTCGAAGAGGCCGTCAACTTCAAAAACGAACTGTACGTCGGTGTGACGATGGACCGCGGCGAGGGCAAGCCCGTGGCCATGGTCTCCTCGAAAGGCGGCGTGGACATCGAATCCGTCGCCGAGGAGACCCCCGAGGCAATCGCCCGCGAACACGTAGACCCCGCGTTCGGGATGCACCCGTATCAGGCCCGTAAGGCCGTCTACGAAGCGGGCGTCCCCCGCGAAGTCGCACTCGACGTGGCGTCGATTCTCCAGACGCTCTACCAACTCTGGGACGACCGCGACGCCAGCGAAATCGAGGTCAACCCGCTGATGATTACGGAGGACGACGAGGTCATCGCCGCGGACGCCGTCATGAACATCGACGACGACGCGCTGTTCCGCCAATCGGACCTCGCCGAGATGGAAGAGGAGACCTACGAGGACGAACTGGAGAAGAAGGCCGGAGAGTACGGCTTCGACTACGTCCGACTCGACGGCAACGTCGGCATCATCGGTAACGGTGCCGGTCTCGTGATGACGACGCTGGACCTCGTGGACTACTACGGCGGCACGCCCGCCAACTTCCTCGACATCGGTGGCGGCGCGAAGGCAGAACGAGTCGCCAACGCACTGGATATGGTGTTCTCCGACGAGAACGTCGATTCGGTCGTGTTCAACATCTTCGGCGGCATCACCCGCGGTGACGAGGTCGCCAAGGGTATCAACGACGCGCTCGGCCAGTTCGACGAGATTCCGAAACCCGTCGTCGTTCGTCTCGCTGGCACCCGCGCCGAAGAGGGCCGCGAGATTCTGAACGACGAACTCGTGCAGGTCGAGGAGACACTGGAAGACGCCGTGCAAGGTGCAGTCAAGAACGCGGAGGGAGGACAATGA
- a CDS encoding redox-regulated ATPase YchF yields the protein MSYKIGLVGKPSVGKSTFFNAATMDDVPEGAYPFTTIDPSVGEAYVRVECAAPEFDEQCTPNVGFCKDETRFVPTKLVDVAGLVPGAHEGRGLGNQFLTDLNEADVLVHVVDFSGKTDIEGEPVEDHDPREDIDFLEAELDMWYLEILEKGINRYESGYDGNEDDIEIELAEQMSAFRINKDEIKREILSLGLELEPETWDDDDREDLAREIRKTTKPMVVAANKMDTPEAQENFEEITSDPEYEHLTFTPASAHAEKALKNADEQGAVQYRPGDTEFEIVADVSDEQRKGLEEIQEFVAEYGGTGVQQAIEDALFEELGVVPVFPGGANGLGNENGEVLPDCFLLPEQSTAEDFAYHIHSDLGDGFLHGIDCRSNRQVGSDSVLDERDVIDIVSTN from the coding sequence ATGAGCTACAAAATCGGTCTCGTCGGCAAGCCCTCGGTGGGCAAATCGACGTTCTTCAACGCGGCGACGATGGACGACGTGCCGGAGGGCGCGTACCCGTTCACGACTATCGACCCCTCTGTCGGAGAAGCCTACGTGCGCGTCGAGTGTGCCGCCCCGGAGTTCGACGAGCAGTGTACGCCGAACGTCGGCTTCTGCAAGGACGAAACGCGCTTCGTACCGACCAAACTCGTTGACGTTGCGGGACTCGTCCCCGGCGCACACGAGGGTCGCGGCCTCGGCAACCAGTTCCTCACCGACCTGAACGAAGCGGACGTGCTGGTCCACGTCGTTGACTTCTCGGGCAAGACCGACATCGAAGGCGAACCGGTCGAGGACCACGACCCGCGCGAGGACATCGACTTCCTCGAAGCGGAACTCGACATGTGGTACCTCGAAATTCTGGAGAAGGGAATCAACCGCTACGAGAGCGGCTACGACGGCAACGAGGACGACATCGAAATCGAGTTGGCCGAGCAGATGAGCGCGTTCCGCATCAACAAAGACGAGATAAAACGCGAAATCCTCTCGCTCGGTTTGGAACTCGAACCCGAGACGTGGGACGACGATGACAGAGAAGATTTGGCGCGCGAGATTCGTAAGACGACGAAACCGATGGTCGTCGCCGCAAACAAGATGGACACGCCCGAGGCACAGGAAAACTTCGAGGAGATTACGTCGGACCCCGAGTACGAGCATCTGACGTTTACGCCTGCGAGCGCTCACGCCGAGAAGGCCCTGAAGAACGCCGACGAACAGGGTGCAGTCCAATACCGGCCCGGCGACACTGAGTTCGAGATAGTGGCCGACGTTTCGGACGAACAGCGCAAGGGTCTCGAAGAGATTCAGGAGTTCGTAGCGGAGTACGGCGGCACTGGCGTCCAGCAAGCGATTGAAGACGCACTCTTCGAGGAGTTGGGCGTCGTGCCAGTCTTCCCCGGCGGCGCGAACGGCCTCGGCAACGAGAACGGTGAGGTCCTGCCCGACTGCTTCCTCCTGCCGGAACAGTCCACCGCGGAGGACTTCGCGTACCACATCCACTCCGATTTGGGCGACGGGTTCCTCCACGGCATCGACTGCCGGAGCAACCGACAGGTCGGCTCCGACAGCGTGTTAGACGAGCGCGACGTCATCGACATCGTCTCGACGAACTGA
- the sucD gene encoding succinate--CoA ligase subunit alpha, with protein MSVLVDEDTRVVVQGITGGEGKFHTAQMMDYGTNVVAGAVPGKGGQEVEGVPVYDTVEEAAREEDADASVVFVPPAFAADAVFEGLDAPLDLVVAITEGIPTQDMAKVHKRLGEVDTRLIGPNCPGIITPGEAKLGILPGNIFESGNVGLVSRSGTLTYQVVDNLTSRGIGQTTAIGIGGDPIIGTDFIDALELFEQDKDTQAVVMCGEIGGEDEEEAAQYIAQNMDTPVAGFIAGRTAPPGKRMGHAGAIVSGSGTGTAESKINALNDAGVPVGDTPNEVADHIEDFL; from the coding sequence ATGAGCGTACTCGTAGACGAAGACACTCGCGTCGTCGTACAGGGCATCACCGGCGGAGAGGGTAAGTTCCACACCGCACAGATGATGGACTACGGCACCAACGTCGTCGCTGGCGCGGTGCCCGGCAAAGGTGGTCAAGAAGTCGAAGGCGTTCCCGTCTACGACACCGTCGAAGAGGCCGCCCGCGAAGAGGACGCAGACGCGTCGGTCGTCTTCGTGCCGCCCGCGTTCGCCGCGGACGCCGTCTTCGAAGGACTCGACGCGCCGCTGGACCTCGTGGTCGCCATTACGGAAGGCATCCCGACCCAGGACATGGCGAAGGTCCACAAGCGACTCGGCGAAGTGGACACGCGACTCATCGGCCCGAACTGTCCGGGCATCATCACCCCCGGCGAAGCGAAACTCGGCATCCTGCCGGGCAACATCTTCGAGTCGGGCAACGTCGGTCTCGTCTCGCGCTCCGGGACGCTGACCTACCAAGTCGTGGATAACCTCACGTCGCGTGGCATCGGCCAGACCACCGCCATCGGCATCGGCGGCGACCCCATCATCGGGACGGACTTCATCGACGCGCTCGAACTGTTCGAACAGGACAAAGACACCCAAGCCGTCGTCATGTGCGGCGAAATCGGCGGCGAGGACGAGGAAGAGGCCGCCCAGTACATCGCCCAGAATATGGACACGCCGGTCGCTGGCTTCATCGCCGGTCGCACCGCACCGCCGGGCAAGCGCATGGGTCACGCCGGTGCGATTGTCTCCGGTAGCGGCACCGGCACTGCAGAATCGAAAATCAACGCGCTGAACGACGCTGGCGTCCCGGTCGGCGACACCCCGAACGAAGTCGCAGACCACATCGAAGACTTCCTGTAG
- a CDS encoding CDP-glycerol glycerophosphotransferase family protein has translation MDDFPTVAETEQWMGLRDRTRSLVGTLSFLAQWLCYRLVERLQFWERDDSLWVFGARGGEAFADNAKYLYLHVAAQHADIRPVWLSKNREVVRELQEEGYEAYYCYSPSGLLLNLRAGVVFLTQGHRDLTMPCCAGALTVLLWHGVPLKKISWDAGFAEEPTVVQRAHADMAAEFDVLTVPGGASTRVFESGLRIDRERMVATGYPRNDALFDSIPGEAVGTDTDSLANVERLSADHPVLFYLPTFREWDGGSVAAQLDFAALDDLLERRDAYLVLKMHPREPLPVDAADFSRVVVLPEHTDVYPFLRHADALVTDYSSVALDYLLLDRPLVFYPFDLDRYREKRGLYFDYDEVTPGPVARNFEDLLVALDGALSDLDAPGEFASERRAVRERLLDDDSPGLDDERSATGRSAAVYDLVQRHLSNAR, from the coding sequence GTGGATGATTTTCCGACTGTCGCAGAGACGGAGCAGTGGATGGGGCTGAGAGACCGCACACGGTCGCTGGTCGGAACGCTGTCGTTTCTGGCTCAGTGGCTCTGCTATCGTCTCGTCGAGCGACTGCAGTTCTGGGAGCGCGACGACTCGTTGTGGGTGTTCGGCGCGCGCGGCGGCGAGGCGTTCGCAGACAACGCGAAGTACCTCTACCTGCACGTGGCTGCCCAACACGCCGATATACGGCCTGTCTGGCTCTCGAAGAACCGTGAGGTCGTCCGAGAGCTTCAGGAGGAAGGCTACGAGGCGTACTACTGCTACTCGCCCAGCGGACTCCTCCTCAATTTGCGCGCTGGCGTCGTCTTCCTCACGCAGGGCCACCGAGACCTCACGATGCCCTGCTGTGCGGGCGCACTGACCGTCCTGCTCTGGCACGGCGTTCCCCTCAAGAAAATCTCTTGGGACGCAGGATTCGCCGAGGAACCAACAGTCGTCCAAAGAGCCCACGCCGACATGGCCGCGGAGTTCGACGTGCTCACGGTCCCTGGCGGGGCATCGACCCGCGTCTTCGAGTCGGGTCTTCGAATCGACCGCGAGCGAATGGTCGCGACTGGCTATCCGAGAAACGACGCCCTGTTCGACTCGATTCCGGGCGAAGCGGTCGGCACCGACACCGACTCGTTGGCGAACGTCGAGCGCCTTTCGGCGGACCACCCCGTCCTGTTCTACCTGCCGACGTTCCGAGAGTGGGACGGCGGGTCGGTCGCCGCACAACTCGACTTCGCGGCGCTCGACGACCTTCTCGAACGCCGCGACGCGTATCTCGTGCTGAAGATGCATCCCCGTGAGCCGCTTCCCGTAGACGCGGCCGACTTCTCGCGCGTCGTCGTCCTCCCCGAACACACCGACGTCTATCCGTTTCTCCGGCACGCAGACGCGCTCGTGACCGACTACTCCTCCGTCGCGCTCGACTACCTCCTCCTCGACCGGCCGCTCGTCTTCTATCCGTTCGACCTCGACCGCTACCGCGAGAAGCGCGGCCTCTACTTCGACTACGACGAGGTGACGCCGGGACCGGTCGCCCGAAACTTCGAGGACCTTCTCGTGGCGCTCGACGGTGCGTTGTCCGACCTCGACGCTCCCGGCGAGTTCGCCAGCGAGCGCCGTGCAGTGCGCGAGCGGTTACTGGACGACGATAGTCCCGGACTCGATGACGAGCGTTCAGCAACTGGCCGGTCGGCCGCCGTCTACGACTTGGTCCAACGCCACCT